The following coding sequences are from one Spirochaetota bacterium window:
- the arsS gene encoding arsenosugar biosynthesis radical SAM protein ArsS (Some members of this family are selenoproteins.), which produces MNNFWEVMNIKKTGIDIIQINLGNRCNLSCNHCHIGASPRGEKNMERKTAEKIILKLKKLDVKQVDLTGGEPVMNPNLQYFIKELSDKKNISVRTNLVSLNIPDYSNMLTLFKEHNVTIIGSLPSVFEKTTDSQRGKNVFKKSIQILKKLNNQGYGNGFKLDLVYNPVGDYLPPDSKTLEADYRELLKEVQGIKFNELIAMVNVPINKFRKFLEKEGTRTHYEENLLSNYNHATLDKIMCRNLLSVDYEGYIYDCDFNLACGKRIKGFERAKFWDIDFTNFIPEISFDNYCYACTVNTGSSCHGALLKDDDVKEKVQRYYGETLNSSSDLQTNACCTTESIPQYVKDSLKYINDEIMMKYYGCGSPIPLALEGLKALDLGCGTGRDTYLLSRLVGEKGFVYGFDMTNNQLKVAKKHLNDQMNIFGYKKKNVSFIMDYIENLEDHFKEESLDLVISNCVINLTENKENVIKQVYKALRNTGEFYFSDVYADRRVPKHIIENEILYGECLGGALYYNDFERIARASGFTDTRIMSKTKITIQNPEIEELVENINFYSITYRLWKLEGLEDACEDYGHIAIYKGGIPYSPYRLELDCEHIFYKNKPERVCGNTAKMLQESRFAKYFEIIGDFKEHFGAFEECGNTTSSKDEVNDLPGECCP; this is translated from the coding sequence GAAGTTATGAACATCAAAAAGACCGGTATTGACATAATTCAGATTAATCTAGGCAATAGATGTAATCTATCATGTAATCACTGCCATATCGGCGCCTCGCCAAGGGGCGAGAAGAATATGGAAAGAAAAACAGCTGAAAAGATCATACTCAAACTCAAGAAATTAGATGTTAAACAGGTTGACTTAACGGGTGGCGAACCTGTGATGAATCCTAATTTACAGTATTTTATTAAGGAGTTATCTGATAAAAAAAATATTAGTGTCAGGACAAACCTTGTTTCGCTTAATATACCAGACTACAGCAATATGTTGACCCTCTTCAAGGAGCACAATGTGACAATTATTGGCTCCCTTCCATCAGTTTTTGAGAAGACCACTGATTCTCAAAGGGGTAAGAATGTTTTTAAGAAGAGCATTCAAATCCTTAAAAAATTGAATAATCAAGGATATGGAAATGGTTTCAAACTTGATCTTGTATATAATCCTGTAGGAGATTATCTCCCACCAGACAGCAAAACCCTGGAGGCAGATTACCGTGAATTATTAAAGGAAGTTCAGGGAATCAAATTTAATGAGCTCATTGCTATGGTAAATGTTCCGATTAATAAATTCCGTAAGTTTCTTGAAAAGGAGGGCACTCGTACCCATTATGAAGAGAACCTCCTCTCAAATTATAATCATGCAACCCTTGATAAGATTATGTGTCGCAACCTACTCTCTGTTGACTATGAGGGGTATATTTATGACTGCGACTTCAATCTGGCTTGCGGCAAAAGGATAAAAGGATTTGAAAGAGCGAAATTCTGGGACATAGACTTTACTAACTTTATACCCGAAATATCCTTTGATAATTATTGTTATGCGTGCACAGTTAATACTGGAAGCAGTTGTCATGGCGCTCTGTTAAAGGACGATGATGTAAAAGAAAAGGTGCAGAGATATTATGGCGAGACGCTTAATTCTTCTAGTGACCTGCAGACAAACGCATGCTGTACAACCGAATCAATCCCTCAGTATGTTAAGGATAGTCTTAAGTATATAAATGACGAAATAATGATGAAGTACTATGGATGTGGCTCACCAATTCCACTTGCCCTTGAAGGCCTGAAGGCTCTGGACCTGGGATGCGGCACTGGAAGAGATACTTATCTACTCTCCCGCCTTGTTGGTGAAAAGGGTTTTGTATACGGATTTGATATGACAAATAATCAGCTTAAAGTGGCGAAAAAGCATTTAAATGATCAAATGAATATCTTTGGTTATAAAAAAAAGAATGTCAGTTTTATTATGGATTATATTGAGAACCTGGAGGATCACTTTAAAGAAGAGTCACTTGATTTGGTGATCTCCAATTGTGTTATAAACCTTACCGAGAACAAAGAGAATGTTATTAAACAGGTATATAAGGCTCTAAGGAACACTGGAGAATTCTATTTCTCCGATGTATACGCAGACAGACGCGTTCCGAAACATATTATAGAAAACGAAATTCTTTATGGTGAATGCCTTGGTGGAGCCCTTTATTATAATGATTTTGAACGCATAGCAAGAGCCTCGGGATTTACGGACACACGAATTATGAGTAAAACAAAGATTACTATTCAAAATCCTGAAATAGAAGAGCTTGTTGAGAATATCAATTTTTATTCCATTACATATAGATTATGGAAACTTGAGGGTCTTGAAGATGCCTGCGAGGACTATGGTCATATTGCAATCTACAAGGGCGGCATCCCATATTCTCCTTATAGACTAGAGCTAGACTGTGAGCATATATTTTATAAGAATAAGCCTGAACGTGTATGCGGTAATACAGCAAAGATGCTTCAGGAGTCCAGATTCGCTAAATACTTTGAAATCATAGGTGATTTTAAAGAGCATTTCGGTGCTTTTGAAGAATGTGGGAACACAACCTCC